Genomic window (Mycolicibacterium smegmatis):
CGACACGCCGTTGGGACTGCAACCCCATGAGCCCTTGGCTGACACGCACGACGCCGTAGAGCGCGGCGATGATCCCGATCTGCCAGATGAACGCCACCACGCCGAATGGCAGCAGGTGCAGCGGGTAGAACACGATCGCGGCGAACGGCGGATACGTGAACGGCAGCGGGAAGTCCGGTGTCTGGTCGGCATAGACGTAGTCGTAGAGCGCGCCGGGTCCGTCGAGGGCGTCCGCGCCGTCGACGTAGACGTGCAGGTCGACGAAGTTGGCGCCGTTGGGCACGAGGTAGGTCCAGGCCAGCCGCGCCAGGATGCTGACGACCAGCAACATCGGCGCCAGGCGCTGCAGCCGCGCGGATGCTGGGACTTCGGGTGCTGATTTCGTGTCTACGGCCCCGACTTTAGCGCCCCGGTAACCGTTGACCCTCACTGCCGTAACGGTTGAATAACCGCCACACGTGTCACTTGAGTAACACCAGTAACTCGATACGTTCGAGCCCAGACGTGCAGTCAATCGATTGGGAGAACGATGAAATTCACCTGGAAAGCCATTTCCACCGGCATGATCGCGGCAGCGGGCGCTCTCCCGGTCGCGGTGGCCCTGAGCGGCGCGGCGAACGCCGAGCCGGCCCCGGTTCCGCCCGCGCCGATGCCGAACCTGCCGGTGGTCAACCAACTCGCAGGCGTGCCGGGCGCCGCGCCGCAGCTGCTGCAGGGCGTCGCCTCCGCGCTCACCGGAACCCCGGCACAGGCTCCCGCGCCGCAGCCGACCGCGCAGGCGACCCTGACCCTGCCGCAGGCGCCGGCCACAGCGCCCGCCACGGTGCCTGCCGCGACCGCCACCGCGCCCGCGGTCACCCCGGCCGCCAACGGCGTGGCCTCGCTCGTGCCGTCGGCCGAGGTCACCATCCCGCAGGTGCCCGGTATGCCGATCCCGCTGCCGCAGTCGGTCAACATCCCCGGCGACCTCGCGGCGCTGGCGCCCATCGGCTCGCCGCTGGCCGGCCTTGCCCCGGCCGCGACCAACACCGCCGCCAGCGCGGCCACGGCCGCCGCACCCGCGGTGACCGCACCCGCGGCTTCGGCCCCCTCGGCAGTCGCGCCGCTGGCGCCGCTGCTGACCGCCGGTCTGCCGTGATCCCCGAACTGGTCTGACCGTCGAAACCCACTGGGAGAGTCATGTCACCGAAAACGTTCCTCGCCACCGCCGCCGCGATCGGTTCGTCGGCCGCGCTGGTCCTCGGCACCGGCATCGCGCATGCCGACCCGGGGCCGCTGCCGATCGACGCGGCGCAGGCGCCGGGGCTCTCGGCGGTGCAGGGGCTGAGCCCGGTCATCCAGCAGGCGGCGGCCGATCCGGCCGGTGCCGCGCAGTTGCTGATGGCCGCGGCTCAGGCGTTCGCCGCCAACAAGACGGAACCTGCTGACTCTCGCAATGTGGCGACGGCGGTCAACCAGTTCGTCGCCGAACCCCTCACGGCGACGCCAGAACACATCCCGGCCGCCGGCGCCGGGCTCGACGCGCACCTGCCCGCCGGGATCGACCCGGCGCACGCCGTCGGCCCCGCCGAGGCCCTGCCACCTGCCGCCGAGCCACTGGCCGCCCCGGCGCCCGCCCCAGCGCCTGAGGCGGCCCCGGCACCCGCGCCTGAGGCCGCTCCCGCACCGGCACCTGAAGCTGCGGCACCGGCACCTGAGGCCCCGGCGCCCGCGCCTGCCCCGGCCGCGGCAGCGGCACCGGGATTCGGCCCGGATGCGCCGGTGACGCAGGAGTTCATGTACCCGTCGATCAGCAACGGGTGCCTCGCCGACGGCGGCAACGTCCTCGCGACCGCCATCTCGGTGGCCGGCCCCGCGACGATTCCGCTGCCCGGCCCGGGACCCGGCCAGACGGCCTACGTGTTCACCGCGATCGGCACCCCCGGCCCGGCCGCCGAGCAGAAACTGCCGCTCAACGTCACCTGGGTGAACCTCACCACCGGCAAGTCGGGCAGCGCCACGCTCAAGACACGCCCGGACCTCAACCCCGAGGGCCCGACCACACTGACCGCGATCGCCGACACCGGCTCGGGCAGCATCATTTCCACGATCTTCGGCCAGGTCACGACGACCGAGAAGCAGTGCCAGTTCATGCCCACCATCGGATCCACGGTGGTGCCCTGACCACATCGAGAAAATGGGGAAACGAAATTCCCGGTCGCTGGCGACATGCCGGCGACCGGGAATTTTGTATGGGCTGAATCGAGTGCGTCAGTAAGTCAGTACGCCATGAACAGGATCATCTCGCGGTCGTACTCGCGACCGGGGTGGGACTCGGCGAGGTGCGCCTGCGCCTTCTCGACCAGATCGTCCTCATCGGTGCCGACGATCGCTTCTCCGCAGGGACAGTTCAGATGTGTCTTCGCCATATGTTCACCATTGCATAGGAATACAAAAGGCAAAAGGATGCATCCATGGAGTTCACCGACGTCGTCCGCACAACCGCCGCGATTCGCCAGTTCACCGGCGATCCCCTCCCCGACGACGTGCTGAGGCGCATCCTGGACAACGCCCGGTTCGCCCCCAGCGGCGGCAACCGGCAGGGCACGCGTGTCGTGGTGATCCGCGACCGCGACACCCGCGAGGCGCTCGCCGATCTCACCGTCACCGGATCCCGCCGCTACATCGCCCAGAAGCGCATCGGTGAGAACCCGTGGAATCCGTTGCATCCCACGGCCGTCACCGAAGCGGATCTCGCGGCCGTCGACGTCCCCCGCGCCACACCGCTGCTCGACGCCGCGGTGGTGATCGTGGTGTGCGTCGATCTCGGTGTCGTCGCCGCGTTCGATCAGGACCTCGACCGCATCGGCGTGGTGTCCGGTGCGTCGGTGTATCCGTTCGTGTGGAACATCCTGCTCTCGGCGCGCAACGAAGGCTTCGGCGGCGTGCTCACGACGATGGCGATCGCCGAGGAGCCGAAGGTCAAAGAGCTGCTCGCCATTCCCGACGACTACGCCGTGGCGGCGGTCCTGCCGCTGGGCAAGCCCGTGCACCAGCCCACCAAACTCACACGCAAGCCCGTCTCCGAGATCGCCACGCGCGAGCGCTTCGACGGCGCCCCGTTCTAGGGCTGCTTGTCACTTGGCCTACTTGTTCTTGGCGGCTTTCGCGGCGGCCTTCATGTCCTTCTTGTACGCGCGGACCTTCTGCAGCGACCCGGCATCCACGACATCGGCGACCGACATGTAGGTGCCGGCCTTGCCGTAGTCACCCGCCGCCTCACGCCAACCCTCGGGCGTCACGCCGTACTGCTTGCCCAGCAGCGCCAGGAAGATCCGGGCCTTCTGATCGCCGAACCCGGGCAGCCGCTTGAGCCTGCGCAGCACCTCGGGGCCGTCGGGGTCACCGCCGGTCCAGATCGCCGTGACGTCACCGTCGTAATCGTCGACGACGGCCTGCGCGAGCGCCTGCACCCGCTTTGCCATCGATCCCGGAAACCGGTGCACGGCAGGGGTTTCGGAGAACTTCTCGGCGAACTTGTCGGGGTTGTACTCGGCGATGTGCACCGCGTCGACCTTCCCGATACGGTCCGCGAGCTTCTTGGGCCCGGCGAACGCGGTCTCCATCGGGATCTGCTGATCGAGCAGCATGCCGACCAGAAGCGCGAACGGGTTGGACTCCAACAGCGCGTCGGCGTCCGGGTCTTGCACAAGCTGCAGCGTGGGCACGTGGCCAGTTTAGATCGCGTTTTGACGCCGGTGTCGGTGCGGTGTGCGAACGTGTAATCAGTATTTGCCTGGTGACACCCCTGGAGAACAGACATGAAACGTGTGATTGCGCCCCTTGTGGCCGCGGTCGGCGCCGCGATCGCCTTTGCTGCTGCGGCACACGCGATCCCCGACCAGGGCACGCCGGCATTCGACGAGTACATGCAGGGCCTGGAACGCAACGGCTACCACCTGAACCCGGACACCGCGTGGCGCGTGGCCCACCAGGCGTGCATCGGCGGCATCCCGGGCTACATCGGTCTGGAACTGGCCGCGCAAGGGGTCGTCGGCCCGGGTGCCCAGCAGCGCGTCATGAACGTCGCGCAGCAATACGCGTGCCCGGTTCAATAGGGCTCCAATAATGTCTCAATAGTGTCGGGCGAGGTTGCGATAGCGCTGGCGTTGGCGCTGGTGCTGACGGCGGTGGTCGCGATCGTGGTGGTGCGCACCCGCCGCGTCGTCGCAACCCCCACCGAACGGGCCGTCCACGCGGCCCTGCACACCGCGTCGTCGGCGGCACGCGCACTACGCCGCGGCCTGGACACCGACTCGGCGCAGACCGCGGCGCCGTACCTGCGCGGGCTCACCGTCACGCAGGGGCTCGCGCTGTTCGACGGCGACGGTCAGCTGCTCGCGCTCGATCCCGACGACGACGCGCTGTGGCAGACCGACATCATCGACACGTGCACCAGCACGGCCCGCGACTCGATCGCCGACCAGCGCCGCAAGCTCACCAGCGCCCGGCCGATGACCGTGGTGGCCCAGCCGCTGCTCACCGAGGCAGGCGACGTGCTGGGCGCCCTGGTGGTGGTCACCGCGAGCACACCCGGGCCGGGCATGCTCGGCGCTGTCGGCGAGGTGGCGCGATACGCCGCGAGCCAGATCGAACTCGCCGAACTCGACGCGTCACGCGCCCGGTTGGACCGCGCCGAGGTGCTCGCGCTGCGCGCCCAGATCAGCCCGCACTTCATCTACAACGCGCTCAACACCATCGCGTCGTTCGTGCGCACCGATCCCGACCGCGCCCGCGAGCTGATCCTGGAGTTCGCCGACTTCACGCGGTACTCGTTCCGGGCCGCCGGCCAGTACACGACGCTGGCCGACGAACTGCGCAACATCGATCGCTACCTCACCTTGGAGCGCGCCCGGTTCGGACAGTCGCTGAAGGTGCGATTGCAGGTGGCACCCGAGGTGCTCAACGTCGTGGTGCCGTTCCTCGCCTTGCAACCGCTGGTCGAGAACGCCGTGCGTCACGGGCTGGCCGGCCAGGGCGGCGGCACCGTCGAGATCATCGCGCGTGACGAGGGCACCGACTGCGTCATCACCGTCGAGGACGACGGTGCAGGCATGGACCCCGAGACCCTGCGCGCCGGACAGGGTGACGCGCTGGCCGATCGCACCGACCAGGGCGCACACGTGGGTCTGACGAATGTGGACCATCGCCTGCGCGCCGCCTTCGGCAACGACTACGGTCTTGTGGTCGAGACGGCGTTAGGAGCGGGAACCAAGGTCATGATGCGGGTACCGAAGTTCCGGTCCGGCGTGCACGCCGGCGGAGGTGCATTCGGATGAGCACACGCGCACTGACCGTGCTCGCGGTCGACGACGAAGCCCCCGCACTCGACGAACTGGCCTATCTGCTGGGCCGCAATCCCGATGTCGCCGAGGTGCTCACGGCCTCCGACGCGACCTCGGCCCTGCGCGAGTTGAACCGGCACACCATCGACGCGGTGTTCCTCGACATCAACATGCCCGGCCTGTCGGGCATCGAACTCGCCGGCGTGCTCACCAACTTCGCGCACCGGCCCGCGGTGGTGTTCGTGACCGCGCACGACGACAAGGCCGTCGCGGCGTTCGACGTCGGCGCGGTCGACTATCTGCTCAAACCGATCCGGCAGAACCGCCTCGACGAAGCCGTCCGACGCGTGGGCGCCGCGCCTTCACCGACCACCGAGACCCCCGCCGACGATCAGGACTCCGCGGTGATCCCCGCCGAACTCGGCGGCATCACCCACCTGGTGCCGCGCGACAGCATCGGCTGGGTCGAAGCCGAGGGCGACTACGCCAGGCTGCACTCGGCCACCGGTGCGCACCTGGTCCGAATCCCGTTGAGCACGTTGGAAACCCGTTGGCGAGACCACGGCTTCCAGCGCATCCACCGGTCGTACCTGGTGTCGCTGAAGCAAGTGACGGGCCTGCGCACCGCCGACGGTGCCGTGCTGGTGCGCCTGCGCGCCAACGGCGCCTCCCCCGCCGTCGAACTTCCCGTGAGCCGCAGGCAGGCACGAGAACTGCGCGACCGCCTGGTCCGTGACCCCATGCGCAACCTGAAACCGACAGGTGCCGATGACTAGCGGGGAGAAACCGGTACGACGACGCGTCGTGCTCGCGCACCGACGAGGCGCGCGCATGGTGCGCACCCGCATCGAGGTGCAGGAGCAGACCCAGGTGGGCGACGCGCTGGTACGCGGCCTGATGCGCGCCCAACTCGGGCTCGCGCTGCGCCTGGCCGCGGTGGTGGTCTCGATCGTGGCGGCTGTGGTGCTGTTCACCACGGCCGCACCGGAACTGGCGTCGCTCTCCGTGTTCGGGATCCGGCTGAACTGGCTGATCCTGGCCGGGCTGATCTATCCCCTGCTCTACGGCGTGGGACGGATCTACGTCCGGCTGGCCGAGCAGGGCGAGCGGGACTTCGTCCGCGTGGTCGACAGCGAACCATGACCGGCTCTCCCCTGACCGCTGCCGCGCTGCTGTTCGCGGCCGTGGCGACCATCGCGATCGGCGCCTACGGCGTGAAGTTCTCGCGCACCACATCCGACTTCCTGGTGGCCTCGCGCAGCGTCGGGTCACGCTGGAACGCCGCGGCGATCTCGGGTGAATACCTCTCGGCCGCATCATTTCTCGGTGTGGCCGGGTTGATCGCGAAGTACGGCGCCGACGCCCTGTGGTATCCCGTGGGTTTCACGGCGGGCTACCTGGGCCTGCTGTTGTTCGTCGCCGCGCCGCTGCGCCGCTCCGGCGCCTATACCGTGCCCGATTTCGCCGAATTCCGGCTCGGCTCAGTGTGGTTGCGCAAGGTCGCGATGCTGGTCGTCGTGGTGATCTGTGTGTTCTACCTGGCGCCGCAGTATCAGGGCGCCGGGCTCGCGCTGAAAACGCTGCTGGGCGCACCGGTCTGGATCGGTCCGCTGCTGGTGGGCGCGATCGTGATCACCAACGTGGTCGCTGGCGGCATGCGCTCGATCACGTTCGTCCAGGCCTTCCAGTACTGGCTCAAGCTGACCGCGATCGCGATCCCGGCGCTCGCACTGCTCGGTCTGTTCATCAACGATCGCGGCGAACTCGGCGGGCCGCTCCCGCCGAGCGTCGAGGAGCAGACCACCGTCGCCATCGACACCGACGTCGTAGTGCGCGTCGTCGAACCGGCCGGCATCACGGTCACCGGAACCCTCGATGGTCAGGAGGTGGCCGACGCGCCGATCGGCGCACCCGGTGACCACACCCTCGACGCCGGAACCACCCTCACCCTCGACGCGGGCGCGGCCACCCCGGTGGTCGCGGGCACGCCGAGCACCGGTTCGCAGTGGCTGGCCTCCGGCGGCGGTCTGGGCGGCGGCCACCCGCTGTATCAGGTGGTGTCGATCATCGTCGCGACGTTCCTCGGGACGATGGGCCTGCCGCACGTGCTGGTGCGGTTCTACACCAACCCCGACGGGCGGGCCGCGCGACGCACGGCGCTGGCGGTGATCGCACTGCTGTCGCTGTTCTACCTGTTCCCGACGCTGCTGGGGGTGTTCTCCCGGTTGTACGTGCCGCAGTTGCTGATCACCGGAACCGCTGACGCCGCGGTGCTGCTGGCGCCCGGCGCGGCGATCGGCGGGGCGTTGGGACAACTGCTGGCCGCGCTGGTGGCCGCCGGTGCGATCGCGGCGTTCCTGGCGACGTCGTCGGGACTGTTGGTGAGCATCGCAGGCGCGCTGGCCACCGACGTGCTGCGGGGGCGGGTGCGTGACTTCCGCGTCGCGGCGGTGATCGGCGGGATCATCCCGATCCCGTTGTCGCTGTTCGTATCCGGACTCGAACTGTCCCGCAGCGTCGGGCTCGCGTTCGCGGTGGCGGCCTCGACGCTGTGCCCGCTTCTGGTGCTGGGCATCTGGTGGCGCCGGCTGACCGTGGTGGGCGCGGCC
Coding sequences:
- a CDS encoding Rv1157c family protein yields the protein MSPKTFLATAAAIGSSAALVLGTGIAHADPGPLPIDAAQAPGLSAVQGLSPVIQQAAADPAGAAQLLMAAAQAFAANKTEPADSRNVATAVNQFVAEPLTATPEHIPAAGAGLDAHLPAGIDPAHAVGPAEALPPAAEPLAAPAPAPAPEAAPAPAPEAAPAPAPEAAAPAPEAPAPAPAPAAAAAPGFGPDAPVTQEFMYPSISNGCLADGGNVLATAISVAGPATIPLPGPGPGQTAYVFTAIGTPGPAAEQKLPLNVTWVNLTTGKSGSATLKTRPDLNPEGPTTLTAIADTGSGSIISTIFGQVTTTEKQCQFMPTIGSTVVP
- a CDS encoding DUF1059 domain-containing protein, with the translated sequence MAKTHLNCPCGEAIVGTDEDDLVEKAQAHLAESHPGREYDREMILFMAY
- a CDS encoding nitroreductase family protein is translated as MEFTDVVRTTAAIRQFTGDPLPDDVLRRILDNARFAPSGGNRQGTRVVVIRDRDTREALADLTVTGSRRYIAQKRIGENPWNPLHPTAVTEADLAAVDVPRATPLLDAAVVIVVCVDLGVVAAFDQDLDRIGVVSGASVYPFVWNILLSARNEGFGGVLTTMAIAEEPKVKELLAIPDDYAVAAVLPLGKPVHQPTKLTRKPVSEIATRERFDGAPF
- a CDS encoding HhH-GPD-type base excision DNA repair protein — protein: MPTLQLVQDPDADALLESNPFALLVGMLLDQQIPMETAFAGPKKLADRIGKVDAVHIAEYNPDKFAEKFSETPAVHRFPGSMAKRVQALAQAVVDDYDGDVTAIWTGGDPDGPEVLRRLKRLPGFGDQKARIFLALLGKQYGVTPEGWREAAGDYGKAGTYMSVADVVDAGSLQKVRAYKKDMKAAAKAAKNK
- a CDS encoding sensor histidine kinase is translated as MSGEVAIALALALVLTAVVAIVVVRTRRVVATPTERAVHAALHTASSAARALRRGLDTDSAQTAAPYLRGLTVTQGLALFDGDGQLLALDPDDDALWQTDIIDTCTSTARDSIADQRRKLTSARPMTVVAQPLLTEAGDVLGALVVVTASTPGPGMLGAVGEVARYAASQIELAELDASRARLDRAEVLALRAQISPHFIYNALNTIASFVRTDPDRARELILEFADFTRYSFRAAGQYTTLADELRNIDRYLTLERARFGQSLKVRLQVAPEVLNVVVPFLALQPLVENAVRHGLAGQGGGTVEIIARDEGTDCVITVEDDGAGMDPETLRAGQGDALADRTDQGAHVGLTNVDHRLRAAFGNDYGLVVETALGAGTKVMMRVPKFRSGVHAGGGAFG
- a CDS encoding LytR/AlgR family response regulator transcription factor encodes the protein MSTRALTVLAVDDEAPALDELAYLLGRNPDVAEVLTASDATSALRELNRHTIDAVFLDINMPGLSGIELAGVLTNFAHRPAVVFVTAHDDKAVAAFDVGAVDYLLKPIRQNRLDEAVRRVGAAPSPTTETPADDQDSAVIPAELGGITHLVPRDSIGWVEAEGDYARLHSATGAHLVRIPLSTLETRWRDHGFQRIHRSYLVSLKQVTGLRTADGAVLVRLRANGASPAVELPVSRRQARELRDRLVRDPMRNLKPTGADD
- a CDS encoding cation acetate symporter, producing the protein MTGSPLTAAALLFAAVATIAIGAYGVKFSRTTSDFLVASRSVGSRWNAAAISGEYLSAASFLGVAGLIAKYGADALWYPVGFTAGYLGLLLFVAAPLRRSGAYTVPDFAEFRLGSVWLRKVAMLVVVVICVFYLAPQYQGAGLALKTLLGAPVWIGPLLVGAIVITNVVAGGMRSITFVQAFQYWLKLTAIAIPALALLGLFINDRGELGGPLPPSVEEQTTVAIDTDVVVRVVEPAGITVTGTLDGQEVADAPIGAPGDHTLDAGTTLTLDAGAATPVVAGTPSTGSQWLASGGGLGGGHPLYQVVSIIVATFLGTMGLPHVLVRFYTNPDGRAARRTALAVIALLSLFYLFPTLLGVFSRLYVPQLLITGTADAAVLLAPGAAIGGALGQLLAALVAAGAIAAFLATSSGLLVSIAGALATDVLRGRVRDFRVAAVIGGIIPIPLSLFVSGLELSRSVGLAFAVAASTLCPLLVLGIWWRRLTVVGAASGLVVGGVVCGSAVIIAIAGGVDENVLGGWPAVMIGYPAAVSVPLAFLTMIVVSLATRTTLSGPTVAQIFARMHVPERLGMGVERLPQSR